A stretch of the Oncorhynchus mykiss isolate Arlee chromosome 23, USDA_OmykA_1.1, whole genome shotgun sequence genome encodes the following:
- the LOC110502281 gene encoding eukaryotic translation initiation factor 3 subunit A isoform X1, producing the protein MPAYFQRPENALKRANEFLEVGKKQPALDVLYDVIKSKKHRTWQKIHEPIMLKYLELCVDLRKSHLAKEGLYQYKNICQQVNIKSLEDVVRAYLKLAEEKTETAKGESQQMVLDIEDLDNIQTPESVLLSAVSGEDTQDRTDRLLLTPWVKFLWESYRQCLDLLRNNSKVERLYHDIAQQAFKFCLQYTRKAEFRKLCDNLRMHLGQIQRHHNQSTAINLNNPESQSMHLETRLVQLDSAIAMELWQEAFKAVEDIHGLFALSKKPPKPQLMANYYNKVSTVFWKSGNALFHACTLHRLYHLSREMRKNLTQEEMQRMSTRVLLATLSIPITPERTDIARLLDMDGIIVEKHRRLATLLGLQSPPTRQSLINDMVRFNLLQYIVPEVKELYNWLEMDFHPLKLSGRVTKVLNWVRDQSEKEADLQQYVPHLQSNTILRLLQQVAQIYQSIEFNRLASLVPFVDPFQLERSIVDAARHCDLQVRIDHTTRNLSFGSDLNYSTKEDSPVGPFLQNMPSAQIRNQLTAMSSSLAKAIQVIKPASMLKEREEQSQLAITAYLKNGRKEHQRILARRQTIEERKERLENLNIQREKEELEQREAELQKVRKAEEERLRQEAKEREKERIMQEHEQIKKKTVRERLEQIKKTELGAKAFKDIDIEDLEDLDPDFIMSKQVEQLEKEKRELQDRLKNQEKKIDYFERAKRLEEIPLIKKAYEEQRVKDMELWELQEEERISNMKVERERALEHKQRMSRMMEDKENFVGKITDARSFIYEEKLKQFQERLVEERKKRLEERKIHRKEDRRNTFHRQKEEEAQRIHEEQLKKEREERERIEQEAREAEEAEYQERLRKLEEQERKQRARQQEIEERERRREEEMRAPARSEEKPRGEAKDWGAEKEEGGGGWRRRTEVESERRRPVPDNDAVPDKDWRADGGEDKDREPPSRRGGDGPRRGGADDRGPPRRGFGDDDRPLRRGMDEDRPPRRTFGDDDRGLRRGGDEDRAPRRGFDDGPRRGFDEDRGPRRGFDDGPRRGTDESRAPRRGADDDTWGPRRGGDDERGGPRDDKPWKPAGRPVALVSASGGGWREREKAREESWGPPREGSSSKEGEEVEREEKQESERFPERRPPRSDAQEEGGGGGAWRRPGADDEVPKKSWRDSARQEEPDREDRPPIRRERPERRDDRDRPPPSREPEEGGGSWRRAGDEKRDVRKEERPAPPRPRESEREADGEKSSWRSEKDKENAGRAKKTNEETDDDGWTTVARR; encoded by the exons ATGCCGGCATATTTCCAACGACCGGAGAATGCTCTCAAACGAGCAAATG AGTTTTTGGAGGTGGGCAAAAAGCAGCCAGCTTTGGATGTTTTGTACGATGTCATTAAGAGCAAAAAGCATCGAACATGGCAGAAGATCCACGAGCCCATCATGCTCAAGTACCTGGAGCTCTGCGTGGACCTGCGCAAGAGCCACCTGGCCAAGGAGGGCCTATACCAGTACAAGAACATCTGCCAGCAG GTGAACATCAAATCCCTCGAGGATGTGGTTCGAGCCTACCTGAAGTTGGCCGAGGAGAAGACGGAGACAGCCAAGGGGGAGTCGCAGCAGATGGTCCTGGACATTGAGGATCTTGACAACATCCAGACTCCTGAGAG TGTACTTCTGAGTGCTGTGAGTGGTGAAGACACCCAGGATCGTACAGACCGTCTGCTGCTCACTCCCTGGGTGAAATTTCTGTGGGAATCCTACCGCCAATGCCTGGACTTGCTGCGTAACAACTCCAAGGTGGAGCGCCTCTACCATGACATTGCCCAACAAG CTTTCAAGTTCTGCCTTCAGTACACCCGTAAGGCAGAGTTCCGGAAGCTTTGTGACAATCTGCGCATGCACCTGGGTCAGATCCAGCGCCACCACAACCAGAGCACAGCCATCAACTTGAACAACCCTGAGAGCCAGTCTATGCACCTGGAGACACGCCTGGTGCAACTGGACAGTGCCATTGCCATGGAGCTCTGGCAG GAAGCTTTCAAGGCTGTGGAAGACATCCATGGTCTCTTCGCCCTTTCCAAGAAGCCCCCCAAGCCTCAACTTATGGCCAACTACTACAACAAGGTGTCCACTGTGTTTTGGAAGTCTGGGAATGCCCTGTTCCACGCCTGCACCCTCCATCGCCTCTACCATCTTTCCAGGGAGATGCGCAAGAACCTCACCCAGGAAGAGATGCAGAG GATGTCCACAAGGGTCCTCCTGGCCACCCTGTCCATTCCCATCACCCCGGAACGCACAGACATTGCCCGCCTGTTGGACATGGACGGCATAATCGTGGAGAAACACCGTAGGCTGGCCACACTACTGGGCCTGCAGTCCCCACCAACCCGCCAGAGCCTCATCAATGACATG GTTCGGTTCAACTTGCTGCAGTACATTGTACCTGAAGTGAAGGAGCTGTACAATTGGCTGGAGATGGACTTCCACCCACTGAAGCTGAGCGGAAGAGTAACAAAG GTGTTGAACTGGGTGAGAGACCAGTCTGAGAAGGAGGCGGACCTCCAGCAATATGTTCCCCACCTGCAGAGTAACACCATCCTCAGGCTGCTGCAGCAG GTGGCTCAGATCTATCAAAGCATTGAGTTCAACCGTCTGGCCTCCCTGGTTCCATTTGTGGATCCCTTCCAATTGGAGCGCTCCATTGTGGATGCTGCCCGACACTGCGATCTGCAG GTTCGAATTGACCATACCACTCGGAACCTGAGCTTTGGTTCGGACCTGAATTACTCGACCAAAGAGGACTCTCCCGTGGGGCCGTTCTTGCAGAACATGCCCTCTGCCCAGATCAGGAACCAGCTGACAGCAATGTCGTCTTCCTTGGCCAAAGCAATCCAGGTCATCAAGCCTGCGTCCATGCTG AAAGAGCGCGAGGAGCAGAGCCAGCTAGCCATCACCGCCTACCTGAAGAACGGCCGCAAGGAGCACCAGCGCATCCTGGCCCGCCGGCAGACCATCGAGGAGCGCAAGGAGCGCTTGGAGAACCTCAACATCCAGCGGGAGAAAGAGGAGCTGGAGCAGCGCGAGGCGGAGCTGCAGAAGGTGCGCAAGGCAGAGGAGGAGCGCCTGCGCCAGGAGGCCAAGGAACGCGAGAAGGAGCGCATCATGCAGGAGCACGAGCAGATAAAGAAAAAGACTGTGCGCGAGCGGCTGGAGCAGATAAAGAAGACTGAACTGGGAGCCAAGGCCTTCAAAGACATCGATATAGAG GACCTTGAGGACCTGGACCCTGACTTCATCATGTCCAAACAGGTGGAGCAGcttgagaaggagaagagagagcttcAGGACCGCCTGAAGAACCAGGAGAAAAAG ATTGACTACTTTGAGAGGGCCAAACGTCTGGAGGAGATCCCCTTGATCAAGAAGGCCTACGAGGAGCAGCGTGTCAAGGACATGGAGTTATGGGAGCTCCAAGAGGAGGAGCGG ATCAGCAACATGAAGGTGGAGCGTGAGAGGGCCTTGGAGCACAAGCAAAGGATGTCCAGAATGATGGAGGACAAGGAGAACTTTGTGGGCAAAATAACAGATGCTCGAAGCTTCATCTACGAG GAAAAACTGAAACAGTTCCAGGAGCgcctggtggaggagaggaagaagcgtCTAGAGGAGAGGAAGATCCACCGCAAGGAGGACCGTCGCAACACCTTCCACCGCCAGAAGGAGGAGGAGGCCCAGCGCATCCACGAGGAGCAGCTCAAGAAAG AGCGCGAGGAGCGCGAGCGCATCGAGCAGGAAGCACGCGAGGCAGAGGAGGCGGAGTACCAGGAGCGCCTGCGCAAActagaggagcaggagaggaagcAGCGAGCCCGGCAGCAGGAGATCGAGGAGCGCGAGCGCcgcagggaggaggagatgagggccccTGCCAGGTCTGAGGAGAAACCCAGAGGAGAAGCGAAG GACTGGGGTGCTGAGAAGGAGGAGGGcggtggaggatggaggaggcgTACTGAGGTTGAATCGGAGAGGCGTCGCCCTGTGCCTGATAA TGACGCCGTACCAGATAA ggaCTGGAGAGCCGATGGCGGcgaggacaaagacagagagccaccctccaggagaggaggagacggcCCTCGCCGTGGTGGGGCCGACGACCGTGGACCCCCACGCAGGGGCTTTGGGGATGACGACCGCCCCCTGCGCAGAGGCATGGACGAGGACCGTCCACCAAGGAGAACCTTTGGGGATGATGACCGGGGTCTTAGAAGGGGGGGGGACGAGGACCGCGCTCCCCGCAGAGGCTTCGATGATGGCCCCAGGCGTGGCTTTGACGAAGACAGAGGTCCTCGCCGTGGCTTTGACGACGGCCCCCGCAGAGGCACGGACGAGTCTAGGGCCCCCAGACGCGGGGCTGATGATGACACCTGGGGccccaggagaggaggagatgacgaAAGGGGCGGGCCCCGTGACGACAAGCCATGGAAGCCAGCTGGCCGGCCCG TTGCTCTGGTGTCTGCTTCAGGTGGTGGCTGGCGTGAGAGGGAGAAGGCCCGCGAGGAGAGCTGGGGTCCACCCCGCGAAGGTAGCAGCAGCAAGGAGGGCGAAGAGGTcgagagagaggaaaaacagGAGAGCGAACGCTTCCCTGAGCGCCGCCCACCCAGGTCAGATGCACA ggaggagggaggtggtggtggtgcttgGAGAAGGCCGGGTGCTGATGATGAGGTGCCCAAGAAAAGCTGGAGAGACTCTGCTCGTCAGGAAGAGCCTGACCGCGAGGATCGCCCTCCTATCCGTCGAGAGCGACCTGAGCGCAGGGATGACCGTGACCGTCCCCCACCCAGCAGAGAACCTGAAGAAG GAGGAGGCTCTTGGCGCCGTGCCGGCGACGAGAAGCGTGATGTGCGTAAAGAGGAACGTCCGGCTCCCCCCAGACCCAGAGAGAGTGAGCGTGAAGCGGACGGAGAGAAGAGCTCCTGGCGCTctgagaaagacaaagagaacgCTGGTCGCGCCAAGAAGACCAACGAAGAGACCGACGATGACGGCTGGACCACTGTTGCCCGCCGCTGA
- the LOC110502281 gene encoding eukaryotic translation initiation factor 3 subunit A isoform X3 translates to MPAYFQRPENALKRANEFLEVGKKQPALDVLYDVIKSKKHRTWQKIHEPIMLKYLELCVDLRKSHLAKEGLYQYKNICQQVNIKSLEDVVRAYLKLAEEKTETAKGESQQMVLDIEDLDNIQTPESVLLSAVSGEDTQDRTDRLLLTPWVKFLWESYRQCLDLLRNNSKVERLYHDIAQQAFKFCLQYTRKAEFRKLCDNLRMHLGQIQRHHNQSTAINLNNPESQSMHLETRLVQLDSAIAMELWQEAFKAVEDIHGLFALSKKPPKPQLMANYYNKVSTVFWKSGNALFHACTLHRLYHLSREMRKNLTQEEMQRMSTRVLLATLSIPITPERTDIARLLDMDGIIVEKHRRLATLLGLQSPPTRQSLINDMVRFNLLQYIVPEVKELYNWLEMDFHPLKLSGRVTKVLNWVRDQSEKEADLQQYVPHLQSNTILRLLQQVAQIYQSIEFNRLASLVPFVDPFQLERSIVDAARHCDLQVRIDHTTRNLSFGSDLNYSTKEDSPVGPFLQNMPSAQIRNQLTAMSSSLAKAIQVIKPASMLKEREEQSQLAITAYLKNGRKEHQRILARRQTIEERKERLENLNIQREKEELEQREAELQKVRKAEEERLRQEAKEREKERIMQEHEQIKKKTVRERLEQIKKTELGAKAFKDIDIEDLEDLDPDFIMSKQVEQLEKEKRELQDRLKNQEKKIDYFERAKRLEEIPLIKKAYEEQRVKDMELWELQEEERISNMKVERERALEHKQRMSRMMEDKENFVGKITDARSFIYEEKLKQFQERLVEERKKRLEERKIHRKEDRRNTFHRQKEEEAQRIHEEQLKKEREERERIEQEAREAEEAEYQERLRKLEEQERKQRARQQEIEERERRREEEMRAPARSEEKPRGEAKDWGAEKEEGGGGWRRRTEVESERRRPVPDKDWRADGGEDKDREPPSRRGGDGPRRGGADDRGPPRRGFGDDDRPLRRGMDEDRPPRRTFGDDDRGLRRGGDEDRAPRRGFDDGPRRGFDEDRGPRRGFDDGPRRGTDESRAPRRGADDDTWGPRRGGDDERGGPRDDKPWKPAGRPVALVSASGGGWREREKAREESWGPPREGSSSKEGEEVEREEKQESERFPERRPPRSDAQEEGGGGGAWRRPGADDEVPKKSWRDSARQEEPDREDRPPIRRERPERRDDRDRPPPSREPEEGGGSWRRAGDEKRDVRKEERPAPPRPRESEREADGEKSSWRSEKDKENAGRAKKTNEETDDDGWTTVARR, encoded by the exons ATGCCGGCATATTTCCAACGACCGGAGAATGCTCTCAAACGAGCAAATG AGTTTTTGGAGGTGGGCAAAAAGCAGCCAGCTTTGGATGTTTTGTACGATGTCATTAAGAGCAAAAAGCATCGAACATGGCAGAAGATCCACGAGCCCATCATGCTCAAGTACCTGGAGCTCTGCGTGGACCTGCGCAAGAGCCACCTGGCCAAGGAGGGCCTATACCAGTACAAGAACATCTGCCAGCAG GTGAACATCAAATCCCTCGAGGATGTGGTTCGAGCCTACCTGAAGTTGGCCGAGGAGAAGACGGAGACAGCCAAGGGGGAGTCGCAGCAGATGGTCCTGGACATTGAGGATCTTGACAACATCCAGACTCCTGAGAG TGTACTTCTGAGTGCTGTGAGTGGTGAAGACACCCAGGATCGTACAGACCGTCTGCTGCTCACTCCCTGGGTGAAATTTCTGTGGGAATCCTACCGCCAATGCCTGGACTTGCTGCGTAACAACTCCAAGGTGGAGCGCCTCTACCATGACATTGCCCAACAAG CTTTCAAGTTCTGCCTTCAGTACACCCGTAAGGCAGAGTTCCGGAAGCTTTGTGACAATCTGCGCATGCACCTGGGTCAGATCCAGCGCCACCACAACCAGAGCACAGCCATCAACTTGAACAACCCTGAGAGCCAGTCTATGCACCTGGAGACACGCCTGGTGCAACTGGACAGTGCCATTGCCATGGAGCTCTGGCAG GAAGCTTTCAAGGCTGTGGAAGACATCCATGGTCTCTTCGCCCTTTCCAAGAAGCCCCCCAAGCCTCAACTTATGGCCAACTACTACAACAAGGTGTCCACTGTGTTTTGGAAGTCTGGGAATGCCCTGTTCCACGCCTGCACCCTCCATCGCCTCTACCATCTTTCCAGGGAGATGCGCAAGAACCTCACCCAGGAAGAGATGCAGAG GATGTCCACAAGGGTCCTCCTGGCCACCCTGTCCATTCCCATCACCCCGGAACGCACAGACATTGCCCGCCTGTTGGACATGGACGGCATAATCGTGGAGAAACACCGTAGGCTGGCCACACTACTGGGCCTGCAGTCCCCACCAACCCGCCAGAGCCTCATCAATGACATG GTTCGGTTCAACTTGCTGCAGTACATTGTACCTGAAGTGAAGGAGCTGTACAATTGGCTGGAGATGGACTTCCACCCACTGAAGCTGAGCGGAAGAGTAACAAAG GTGTTGAACTGGGTGAGAGACCAGTCTGAGAAGGAGGCGGACCTCCAGCAATATGTTCCCCACCTGCAGAGTAACACCATCCTCAGGCTGCTGCAGCAG GTGGCTCAGATCTATCAAAGCATTGAGTTCAACCGTCTGGCCTCCCTGGTTCCATTTGTGGATCCCTTCCAATTGGAGCGCTCCATTGTGGATGCTGCCCGACACTGCGATCTGCAG GTTCGAATTGACCATACCACTCGGAACCTGAGCTTTGGTTCGGACCTGAATTACTCGACCAAAGAGGACTCTCCCGTGGGGCCGTTCTTGCAGAACATGCCCTCTGCCCAGATCAGGAACCAGCTGACAGCAATGTCGTCTTCCTTGGCCAAAGCAATCCAGGTCATCAAGCCTGCGTCCATGCTG AAAGAGCGCGAGGAGCAGAGCCAGCTAGCCATCACCGCCTACCTGAAGAACGGCCGCAAGGAGCACCAGCGCATCCTGGCCCGCCGGCAGACCATCGAGGAGCGCAAGGAGCGCTTGGAGAACCTCAACATCCAGCGGGAGAAAGAGGAGCTGGAGCAGCGCGAGGCGGAGCTGCAGAAGGTGCGCAAGGCAGAGGAGGAGCGCCTGCGCCAGGAGGCCAAGGAACGCGAGAAGGAGCGCATCATGCAGGAGCACGAGCAGATAAAGAAAAAGACTGTGCGCGAGCGGCTGGAGCAGATAAAGAAGACTGAACTGGGAGCCAAGGCCTTCAAAGACATCGATATAGAG GACCTTGAGGACCTGGACCCTGACTTCATCATGTCCAAACAGGTGGAGCAGcttgagaaggagaagagagagcttcAGGACCGCCTGAAGAACCAGGAGAAAAAG ATTGACTACTTTGAGAGGGCCAAACGTCTGGAGGAGATCCCCTTGATCAAGAAGGCCTACGAGGAGCAGCGTGTCAAGGACATGGAGTTATGGGAGCTCCAAGAGGAGGAGCGG ATCAGCAACATGAAGGTGGAGCGTGAGAGGGCCTTGGAGCACAAGCAAAGGATGTCCAGAATGATGGAGGACAAGGAGAACTTTGTGGGCAAAATAACAGATGCTCGAAGCTTCATCTACGAG GAAAAACTGAAACAGTTCCAGGAGCgcctggtggaggagaggaagaagcgtCTAGAGGAGAGGAAGATCCACCGCAAGGAGGACCGTCGCAACACCTTCCACCGCCAGAAGGAGGAGGAGGCCCAGCGCATCCACGAGGAGCAGCTCAAGAAAG AGCGCGAGGAGCGCGAGCGCATCGAGCAGGAAGCACGCGAGGCAGAGGAGGCGGAGTACCAGGAGCGCCTGCGCAAActagaggagcaggagaggaagcAGCGAGCCCGGCAGCAGGAGATCGAGGAGCGCGAGCGCcgcagggaggaggagatgagggccccTGCCAGGTCTGAGGAGAAACCCAGAGGAGAAGCGAAG GACTGGGGTGCTGAGAAGGAGGAGGGcggtggaggatggaggaggcgTACTGAGGTTGAATCGGAGAGGCGTCGCCCTGTGCCTGATAA ggaCTGGAGAGCCGATGGCGGcgaggacaaagacagagagccaccctccaggagaggaggagacggcCCTCGCCGTGGTGGGGCCGACGACCGTGGACCCCCACGCAGGGGCTTTGGGGATGACGACCGCCCCCTGCGCAGAGGCATGGACGAGGACCGTCCACCAAGGAGAACCTTTGGGGATGATGACCGGGGTCTTAGAAGGGGGGGGGACGAGGACCGCGCTCCCCGCAGAGGCTTCGATGATGGCCCCAGGCGTGGCTTTGACGAAGACAGAGGTCCTCGCCGTGGCTTTGACGACGGCCCCCGCAGAGGCACGGACGAGTCTAGGGCCCCCAGACGCGGGGCTGATGATGACACCTGGGGccccaggagaggaggagatgacgaAAGGGGCGGGCCCCGTGACGACAAGCCATGGAAGCCAGCTGGCCGGCCCG TTGCTCTGGTGTCTGCTTCAGGTGGTGGCTGGCGTGAGAGGGAGAAGGCCCGCGAGGAGAGCTGGGGTCCACCCCGCGAAGGTAGCAGCAGCAAGGAGGGCGAAGAGGTcgagagagaggaaaaacagGAGAGCGAACGCTTCCCTGAGCGCCGCCCACCCAGGTCAGATGCACA ggaggagggaggtggtggtggtgcttgGAGAAGGCCGGGTGCTGATGATGAGGTGCCCAAGAAAAGCTGGAGAGACTCTGCTCGTCAGGAAGAGCCTGACCGCGAGGATCGCCCTCCTATCCGTCGAGAGCGACCTGAGCGCAGGGATGACCGTGACCGTCCCCCACCCAGCAGAGAACCTGAAGAAG GAGGAGGCTCTTGGCGCCGTGCCGGCGACGAGAAGCGTGATGTGCGTAAAGAGGAACGTCCGGCTCCCCCCAGACCCAGAGAGAGTGAGCGTGAAGCGGACGGAGAGAAGAGCTCCTGGCGCTctgagaaagacaaagagaacgCTGGTCGCGCCAAGAAGACCAACGAAGAGACCGACGATGACGGCTGGACCACTGTTGCCCGCCGCTGA